Proteins from one Mycobacterium sp. EPa45 genomic window:
- the speB gene encoding agmatinase, whose amino-acid sequence MADAPVGATPSTQVPRYAGKGTFARIADIHEVPDYDIAVVGLPFDGGTSYRPGARFGPMAVRQAARTLRPGYHVEFGVAPLEQVQIVDAGDVTITPFDIAQACTQIENGMRDIIGQRARKVVAIGGDHTVALPNLRALRAFHGPLALVHFDAHLDTWDTYFKAPVTHGTPFRRAFEEGLLIEDHSIHVGIRGPIYDRMDLEDDARMGFRIIRAGDLDVMGVETAVDIVARRVADLSVYLSIDIDVLDPAFAPGTGTPESGGLTSRELLRMLRRLNGINVVGADVVEVAPAYDHAEITSIAAATVVFDLLSLIVANS is encoded by the coding sequence ATGGCCGACGCACCCGTCGGCGCCACCCCGTCGACCCAGGTACCCCGCTACGCGGGCAAAGGCACCTTCGCACGGATCGCCGACATCCACGAGGTGCCCGACTACGACATCGCGGTCGTCGGTCTTCCGTTCGACGGCGGCACCTCCTACCGGCCGGGAGCACGGTTCGGCCCGATGGCCGTGCGCCAGGCGGCTCGCACCCTGCGGCCGGGCTATCACGTCGAGTTCGGTGTCGCACCGCTGGAGCAGGTGCAGATCGTCGACGCCGGAGACGTGACCATCACGCCGTTCGACATCGCGCAAGCCTGCACGCAGATCGAGAACGGTATGCGCGACATCATCGGCCAGCGGGCACGCAAGGTGGTCGCGATCGGTGGTGACCATACCGTCGCTCTGCCGAATCTTCGCGCGCTGCGGGCATTCCACGGACCCTTGGCTCTCGTGCATTTCGACGCCCACCTCGACACCTGGGACACCTACTTCAAGGCGCCGGTGACCCACGGCACCCCATTCCGCCGGGCGTTCGAGGAGGGCCTGCTCATCGAGGACCACTCGATCCACGTCGGCATCCGCGGCCCGATCTATGACCGGATGGACCTCGAAGACGACGCCCGGATGGGATTTCGGATCATCCGGGCCGGCGACCTCGACGTCATGGGCGTCGAAACCGCTGTCGACATCGTGGCCCGCCGGGTCGCCGACCTTTCCGTCTACCTCTCGATCGATATCGACGTCCTCGATCCCGCGTTCGCGCCCGGCACGGGCACACCGGAATCCGGAGGACTGACCTCCCGCGAGCTGTTACGAATGCTGCGCCGCCTCAACGGAATCAATGTTGTCGGCGCGGATGTCGTCGAAGTCGCGCCCGCCTACGACCATGCCGAGATCACGTCGATCGCCGCCGCGACAGTGGTCTTCGATCTGCTGAGTCTGATCGTCGCCAACAGCTGA
- a CDS encoding class II aldolase/adducin family protein encodes MVIDPSNFLDPDAAEPVINDLSELREHRKRRLALAYRVFGAVGWGSLGDGHISARDPERPDCFWLGRYGVPFRFMTPDDLVLVHADGTVDGGHINVAAYYIHAPLHEARPDVVAAAHCHTPYGTPFSAMVTKLTPISQEACAFFDDHEIFDDEEVNIGSTDGGKRIAAAMGEARAAILRNHGLLTVGGSVDAAVGYFLMMERSAEVQVKARDAKPIGAEAARRVHDMFDEGAAWQVFQWAQRTYVPDSI; translated from the coding sequence ATGGTGATTGACCCGAGCAATTTCCTCGACCCGGATGCCGCCGAACCGGTGATCAACGATCTCAGCGAGCTTCGCGAGCACCGCAAGCGACGTCTGGCACTGGCGTACCGTGTGTTCGGCGCCGTGGGGTGGGGTTCGCTGGGCGACGGGCACATCTCGGCCCGTGACCCGGAGCGCCCTGATTGCTTCTGGCTTGGCCGCTACGGCGTGCCGTTTCGGTTCATGACACCCGACGATCTGGTGCTCGTACATGCCGACGGGACGGTCGACGGGGGTCACATCAACGTGGCCGCCTACTACATTCACGCCCCGCTGCACGAAGCTCGTCCCGACGTCGTTGCCGCCGCGCATTGCCATACCCCTTACGGCACACCGTTTTCGGCGATGGTGACCAAACTGACGCCGATCTCGCAGGAGGCCTGCGCCTTCTTCGACGATCACGAGATCTTCGACGACGAGGAGGTCAACATCGGTTCGACCGACGGAGGCAAACGCATCGCGGCGGCAATGGGGGAAGCCAGGGCCGCGATCTTGCGCAACCACGGCCTGTTGACCGTCGGTGGCAGTGTCGACGCGGCGGTCGGCTACTTCTTGATGATGGAGCGCAGCGCGGAGGTTCAGGTCAAGGCACGCGACGCCAAGCCGATCGGCGCCGAGGCCGCCCGGCGGGTGCACGACATGTTCGACGAGGGGGCTGCCTGGCAGGTATTCCAGTGGGCGCAAAGGACTTACGTACCCGACTCGATCTAA
- a CDS encoding creatininase, protein MIDDRMSPAIGAGTTEYEWMTWPEIAAAAAADAPVVIAVGSTEQHGPHLPVSADWVIPQALLRLAAAKRPFVVGPALRLGYRSRPASGGGQQFPGTVSLRATTFIAMIEDLLDELIRTGFRRIVLYNWHFENTNFVYEPAYLVSGRSPGVKIVVVENAMPEFGAADLDVLFPDGFPGLALEHAAVIETSLFEHLLPATVRMDRIVDDAPARNVPWDVLPIDPSMSTATGVLASATQATAAKGELLAERIVDHIVSILDAEFEPIERTAMQLTADQES, encoded by the coding sequence ATGATTGACGACCGGATGAGTCCCGCCATCGGCGCCGGCACCACCGAATACGAGTGGATGACCTGGCCCGAGATCGCGGCGGCCGCTGCCGCCGACGCGCCGGTCGTCATCGCGGTGGGTTCGACCGAGCAGCACGGCCCGCACTTGCCGGTGAGCGCGGACTGGGTGATCCCGCAGGCGCTGCTGCGCCTCGCCGCGGCCAAACGCCCATTCGTGGTGGGCCCGGCGCTGCGGCTCGGCTACCGGTCGCGGCCGGCCAGCGGCGGCGGGCAGCAGTTCCCCGGCACCGTCTCATTGCGCGCCACCACCTTCATCGCAATGATCGAGGACCTGCTCGATGAGCTGATTCGCACCGGATTTCGCCGAATTGTCCTGTACAACTGGCACTTCGAGAATACGAACTTCGTTTACGAGCCTGCCTACCTGGTGTCGGGGCGTTCCCCCGGCGTGAAGATCGTGGTCGTCGAGAACGCGATGCCCGAGTTCGGGGCAGCCGATCTGGACGTGTTGTTCCCCGACGGCTTCCCCGGCCTCGCGCTCGAGCACGCCGCGGTGATCGAAACGTCGCTGTTCGAACACCTCCTGCCCGCCACCGTGCGGATGGATCGCATCGTCGACGACGCACCGGCCCGAAACGTGCCGTGGGATGTGCTGCCGATCGACCCGTCGATGTCGACCGCTACCGGGGTCCTCGCGTCGGCGACACAGGCCACCGCCGCCAAGGGCGAGTTGCTGGCCGAGCGGATCGTCGACCACATCGTGTCCATCCTCGATGCCGAGTTCGAACCGATCGAGCGCACCGCGATGCAGTTGACCGCCGACCAGGAAAGCTGA
- a CDS encoding SDR family NAD(P)-dependent oxidoreductase, whose product MAGTALVTGGASGMGRATAYLLAERGYRVAIDHLDRAADAEQVACDIGGIAYEADVADVRAVDALVAAVESDLGPIDVAVACAGFDVDVPLEEVTEDLWRRSLEVILGGCANVIATVGPRMRARRQGSIVGISSELALLGDENHVPYVTAKSAMIGLVRSIAREYGPDQVRVNIVCPGPTDTEMLTERWRGEDYRRSIALNRFGTPDELARAIVDVAEWTWLTGQVVSPNGGVVIQ is encoded by the coding sequence GTGGCAGGCACAGCCCTGGTCACCGGCGGCGCCAGCGGGATGGGCCGGGCAACGGCATATCTACTCGCCGAACGCGGTTACCGGGTCGCGATCGACCACCTCGACCGTGCGGCCGACGCCGAGCAGGTCGCCTGCGATATCGGCGGCATCGCCTACGAGGCCGACGTCGCCGACGTCCGGGCCGTCGACGCACTCGTCGCCGCCGTCGAGTCGGATCTCGGCCCGATCGACGTCGCGGTGGCCTGTGCGGGCTTCGACGTGGACGTGCCATTGGAGGAGGTGACCGAGGATCTGTGGCGCCGCAGCCTCGAGGTGATACTCGGTGGCTGCGCCAACGTGATCGCGACGGTCGGGCCGCGAATGCGGGCGCGACGACAGGGATCGATCGTCGGCATCTCTTCGGAGCTGGCGTTGCTCGGCGACGAGAACCATGTGCCGTACGTGACGGCGAAGTCGGCCATGATCGGGCTGGTTCGCTCGATCGCTCGCGAGTACGGCCCTGATCAGGTGCGCGTCAACATCGTCTGCCCGGGCCCTACCGACACCGAGATGCTGACCGAGCGCTGGCGCGGCGAGGACTACCGGCGCAGCATCGCGCTGAACCGGTTCGGCACCCCCGACGAACTGGCCCGCGCGATCGTCGACGTGGCCGAGTGGACCTGGCTGACCGGCCAGGTGGTCTCGCCCAACGGCGGCGTGGTGATCCAGTGA
- a CDS encoding SDR family NAD(P)-dependent oxidoreductase — protein sequence MSGPIALVTGAAGGIGRAIVTALADAGWTVVASDLPEAGEIPGAARTMPADLRARTACRALVDAVVADFSRLDLLVNNAATMTVVAPTPATMDLWWRDIDVNLSSPLWLTQAAAPALRAACGQVVNICSISGLRGEPGFSAYAASKAGLLGMTRSLARELAPAVRVNAVAPGPTDTEQLHRDAEFRGVSLAQLHREYSAEIPIGRLIQPGEVAGVVRFLAGARSFTGECVQVNGGMLMS from the coding sequence GTGAGCGGACCCATCGCACTGGTGACCGGCGCCGCGGGCGGGATCGGCCGTGCGATCGTGACGGCACTCGCCGATGCCGGCTGGACCGTCGTCGCCAGCGACCTGCCCGAAGCCGGCGAGATCCCCGGCGCCGCCAGGACAATGCCGGCAGACCTGCGCGCCCGGACCGCGTGCCGCGCTCTCGTGGACGCCGTCGTCGCCGACTTCAGCCGGCTCGACCTGCTGGTGAACAACGCCGCCACGATGACGGTCGTCGCGCCGACTCCTGCCACGATGGACCTGTGGTGGCGAGACATCGACGTGAACCTGTCGTCGCCGCTCTGGCTGACCCAGGCCGCGGCGCCGGCGCTGCGCGCGGCGTGCGGACAGGTCGTGAACATCTGCAGCATCTCCGGGCTGCGCGGCGAGCCGGGCTTCAGCGCCTACGCGGCCAGTAAGGCCGGCCTGCTCGGGATGACCCGCTCGCTGGCGCGCGAACTGGCACCGGCAGTGCGGGTCAACGCTGTCGCCCCCGGGCCAACCGACACCGAACAACTCCACCGCGACGCCGAGTTTCGCGGGGTCAGCCTGGCGCAGCTGCACCGCGAGTACAGCGCCGAAATTCCGATCGGCCGGCTGATCCAGCCCGGTGAGGTGGCCGGCGTGGTGCGGTTCCTGGCCGGCGCACGTTCGTTCACCGGCGAGTGCGTGCAGGTCAACGGCGGGATGCTGATGTCGTGA
- a CDS encoding TetR/AcrR family transcriptional regulator produces MTSEFDRRGDILVVAARLFAERGYLNTTMTEIARTCGLGQSSLYYWFRQKEDILLGLLALNRVSLAFARQMVAASGSPAVRLLRLLRLDIGELCSAAVDICEVEVLAEAQPEVFAEFWADTAELHRHMATLISDGITCGEFVDCDPEFAALNICAAEEGVQRRYRNSAAHAPGGNSPFRHPDYSREHIADELSAMLVRGLLRDPTTLPALRAQAGDCSDGR; encoded by the coding sequence GTGACAAGCGAATTCGACCGCCGCGGAGACATTCTCGTGGTGGCTGCCCGGCTGTTCGCCGAGCGCGGTTATCTCAACACCACGATGACCGAGATCGCCCGCACCTGCGGGCTCGGGCAGTCATCGCTCTACTACTGGTTCCGGCAGAAAGAAGACATCCTGTTGGGCCTGCTCGCCCTCAACCGGGTGTCTCTCGCGTTCGCCCGGCAGATGGTGGCAGCCTCGGGTTCACCCGCGGTGCGGCTGCTGCGCCTGCTGCGATTGGACATCGGCGAGCTGTGTTCTGCTGCGGTCGACATCTGTGAGGTCGAGGTGCTCGCCGAAGCGCAGCCCGAGGTGTTCGCCGAGTTCTGGGCTGACACCGCCGAACTGCACCGGCATATGGCCACGCTCATCAGCGACGGCATCACCTGCGGTGAATTCGTCGACTGCGACCCCGAATTCGCCGCGCTGAACATCTGCGCCGCCGAAGAAGGCGTGCAGCGCCGCTATCGGAACTCCGCCGCGCACGCGCCCGGCGGCAACAGCCCGTTCCGGCACCCGGACTACTCGCGTGAGCACATCGCCGATGAACTGTCCGCCATGTTGGTGCGCGGACTACTGCGCGACCCGACGACGCTGCCGGCCCTTCGGGCCCAGGCCGGCGACTGCAGTGACGGCCGGTAG
- a CDS encoding FKBP-type peptidyl-prolyl cis-trans isomerase, which produces MTSKPVIEFPDGPAPSDLVIEDLVVGDGDEAKPGAVVDVHYVGVEYDTGEEFDSSWNRGESISFPLRGLIQGWQDGIPGMKVGGRRQLTIPPEQAYGPAGSGHQLSGKTLIFIIDLLATR; this is translated from the coding sequence GTGACGAGCAAACCCGTGATCGAATTTCCCGACGGCCCGGCGCCCAGCGATCTTGTCATCGAGGACCTGGTGGTCGGCGACGGCGATGAGGCCAAGCCCGGCGCCGTCGTGGATGTGCACTATGTGGGTGTCGAGTACGACACCGGTGAAGAGTTCGACAGCTCGTGGAATCGCGGTGAGTCCATTTCCTTCCCGCTGCGCGGGTTGATCCAGGGTTGGCAGGACGGTATCCCAGGCATGAAAGTCGGTGGCCGGCGTCAATTGACGATCCCACCCGAGCAGGCGTACGGCCCGGCGGGCTCCGGACACCAGCTGTCCGGAAAGACACTCATTTTCATCATCGACCTGCTGGCCACCCGCTAA
- a CDS encoding GntR family transcriptional regulator, with the protein MEESEGGPIAEDVRRRILSMLAQGTLRPGSRLGTEREMADRFEVSRSTLRSALLPLSRAGVLERRTGRNGGTFVRADVVQRNAAELAGLPARLRSGGHTSATRVLATDRRPATPAEAAALEIEAGDDIFAIRRLRFADGVPLSVDFSCFVAGHVIDLLEQPLGGSLYELFAVRYGLVPATSSETIEVVSASPREADWLGIAHRRPLVAITRITRDAADRPFEYAYDLFRADRVRLTATTSTVTARERRGTDGRVERSVSSA; encoded by the coding sequence ATGGAGGAGTCGGAAGGCGGGCCGATCGCCGAGGATGTGCGTCGGCGCATCCTGTCGATGCTCGCGCAGGGCACCCTCCGGCCCGGCTCCCGGCTGGGCACCGAACGTGAGATGGCCGACCGCTTCGAGGTTTCCCGATCCACTCTGCGCAGTGCGTTGTTGCCGTTGAGTCGCGCCGGGGTACTGGAACGCCGCACCGGTCGCAACGGCGGTACGTTCGTCCGCGCAGATGTGGTGCAGCGCAACGCCGCCGAGCTGGCCGGGCTGCCCGCCCGGCTGCGCAGCGGTGGGCACACCAGCGCGACCCGGGTGCTCGCCACCGACCGCAGACCGGCGACTCCCGCCGAGGCCGCTGCCCTGGAAATCGAGGCAGGCGACGACATTTTCGCGATCCGTCGGCTGCGTTTCGCCGACGGGGTGCCACTCTCGGTGGACTTCTCGTGCTTCGTCGCCGGGCATGTCATCGACTTGCTGGAGCAACCTCTCGGCGGCTCGCTCTACGAGCTGTTCGCCGTGCGCTACGGGCTGGTGCCCGCCACGTCCAGTGAGACCATCGAGGTGGTCAGCGCCAGTCCGCGGGAGGCCGATTGGCTGGGCATCGCGCACCGGCGGCCGCTGGTGGCGATCACCCGGATCACCCGCGACGCCGCCGACCGGCCGTTCGAGTATGCCTACGACCTGTTCCGCGCCGACCGGGTGCGGTTGACCGCCACGACGTCGACCGTCACCGCGCGGGAGCGCCGCGGTACGGACGGGCGGGTAGAACGCTCGGTCAGCAGCGCCTGA
- the fabG gene encoding 3-oxoacyl-ACP reductase FabG: MFDLQSTSVVVTGGSKGIGRGIASVFATAGANVAIAARSAAELDSAVADLDALGSGKVLGITTDVTSPGACAELAAAVIGAFGGIDVVCANAGIFPEAPVATMTPAQLAEVLDVNVKGNVFTVQACLDALIASGRGRVILTSSITGPITGFPGWSHYGASKAAQLGFMRTAAIELARHGITVNAVLPGNIFTEGLADMGEDYIAGMTKAIPAGALGKPEDIGHLAAFLATVEAGYITGQAIAVDGGQVLPESPDALSS, encoded by the coding sequence GTGTTTGATCTGCAATCCACGTCCGTCGTGGTGACCGGCGGCAGCAAGGGGATCGGCCGCGGCATCGCCTCGGTGTTCGCCACTGCGGGCGCCAACGTGGCGATCGCCGCCCGTTCGGCGGCCGAGCTCGACTCGGCCGTGGCGGATCTGGATGCGCTGGGCAGCGGAAAAGTGTTGGGAATAACGACCGATGTGACCAGTCCGGGCGCCTGTGCCGAACTGGCCGCCGCGGTGATCGGCGCGTTCGGCGGCATTGACGTCGTCTGCGCCAACGCCGGTATCTTCCCCGAGGCGCCGGTGGCCACGATGACGCCGGCACAGCTGGCCGAGGTTCTCGACGTCAACGTCAAAGGCAACGTGTTCACCGTGCAGGCCTGCTTGGACGCGCTGATCGCCTCCGGGCGCGGCCGGGTGATTCTGACGTCGTCGATCACCGGGCCGATCACCGGGTTCCCGGGCTGGTCGCACTACGGCGCGTCCAAGGCCGCTCAGCTGGGCTTCATGCGCACCGCCGCAATCGAATTGGCCCGGCACGGGATCACGGTGAACGCGGTGCTGCCGGGCAACATCTTCACCGAAGGCCTCGCGGACATGGGCGAGGACTACATCGCGGGGATGACCAAGGCAATCCCGGCCGGCGCGCTGGGAAAGCCCGAGGACATCGGCCACCTGGCTGCCTTTTTGGCCACCGTCGAAGCCGGTTACATCACCGGTCAGGCGATCGCCGTCGACGGCGGCCAGGTGCTGCCGGAATCGCCGGATGCGCTGAGCTCCTAG